In Tachysurus vachellii isolate PV-2020 chromosome 10, HZAU_Pvac_v1, whole genome shotgun sequence, the following proteins share a genomic window:
- the fas gene encoding tumor necrosis factor receptor superfamily member 6 isoform X2, with amino-acid sequence MMEMKKLLALLCVLWSVVCVTECVWRNGPRRQRRETCTEGLYSTSNGIKCCQCPKGHYLVEDCTSPEGIPKCEVCLLGTYLDHVNHERKCEPCKTCGSNENMEVQMRCSLSSNTVCRCKDGHYCHKGDECKVCYQCSTCEEYGVKEPCTPTNDTQCHEKTNTSQGKYFISIMVTFILIIITAAVCVYFFRNNKMFCFKQPEEPHTEMLLDDPNLEPFLHRIVEILGFKVVRTLVKWKGLLPQATIDNIMDEHPHDAKERAYQLLMTWYQKHGMKGAYKTLCESLISMNMKATADKVSELIQEGQCNENVKQNGNI; translated from the exons TGGAGTGTTGTTTGTGTgacggagtgtgtgtggagaaatGGCCCGAGACGCCAGAGACGTGAGACCTGTACCGAAGGGCTGTACAGTACAAGTAATGGAATCAAGTGCTGCCAGTGTCCCAAAG GTCATTACTTGGTGGAGGACTGCACTTCACCTGAAGGTATCCCGAAGTGTGAGGTGTGTCTCTTAGGAACGTATCTGGATCACGTGAACCACGAGAGAAAGTGTGAACCCTGTAAGACCTGCGGCAGTAACG AGAACATGGAGGTACAAATGAGATGTTCCCTTTCCTCTAACACCGTGTGCCGCTGTAAGGACGGTCATTACTGCCATAAAGGGGACGAGTGTAAAGTCTGTTACCAGTGCAGCAC GTGTGAAGAGTATGGGGTCAAAGAGCCCTGCACTCCCACCAATGACACACAGTGCCATGAGAAAACGAACACATCTCAAG gGAAATATTTCATTAGCATCATGGTGACTTTcatcctaataataataacagctgcAGTGTGCGTATATTTTTTTCGCAACaacaaaatgttctgttttaaaCAACCTGAGGAACCA caCACAGAAATGCTGTTGGATG ATCCAAATTTGGAACCGTTTCTGCATAGAATTGTGGAAATTCTGGGTTTTAAGGTGGTCCGGACTTTAGTCAAATGGAAAGGTTTGCTGCCTCAGGCCACCATAGACAACATAATGGATGAACATCCTCATGATGCGAAGGAACGTGCGTATCAGCTGCTGATGACCTGGTACCAGAAGCATGGCATGAAAGGAGCTTACAAAACACTCTGTGAGAGTCTCATCTCCATGAACATGAAGGCTACAGCTGATAAGGTGTCTGAACTCATCCAAGAAGGACAATGTAATGAAAATGTGAAACAGAATGGAAACATCTAG
- the fas gene encoding tumor necrosis factor receptor superfamily member 6 isoform X1, with translation MMEMKKLLALLCVLWSVVCVTECVWRNGPRRQRRETCTEGLYSTSNGIKCCQCPKGHYLVEDCTSPEGIPKCEVCLLGTYLDHVNHERKCEPCKTCGSNENMEVQMRCSLSSNTVCRCKDGHYCHKGDECKVCYQCSTCEEYGVKEPCTPTNDTQCHEKTNTSQGKYFISIMVTFILIIITAAVCVYFFRNNKMFCFKQPEEPHTEMLLDVDPNLEPFLHRIVEILGFKVVRTLVKWKGLLPQATIDNIMDEHPHDAKERAYQLLMTWYQKHGMKGAYKTLCESLISMNMKATADKVSELIQEGQCNENVKQNGNI, from the exons TGGAGTGTTGTTTGTGTgacggagtgtgtgtggagaaatGGCCCGAGACGCCAGAGACGTGAGACCTGTACCGAAGGGCTGTACAGTACAAGTAATGGAATCAAGTGCTGCCAGTGTCCCAAAG GTCATTACTTGGTGGAGGACTGCACTTCACCTGAAGGTATCCCGAAGTGTGAGGTGTGTCTCTTAGGAACGTATCTGGATCACGTGAACCACGAGAGAAAGTGTGAACCCTGTAAGACCTGCGGCAGTAACG AGAACATGGAGGTACAAATGAGATGTTCCCTTTCCTCTAACACCGTGTGCCGCTGTAAGGACGGTCATTACTGCCATAAAGGGGACGAGTGTAAAGTCTGTTACCAGTGCAGCAC GTGTGAAGAGTATGGGGTCAAAGAGCCCTGCACTCCCACCAATGACACACAGTGCCATGAGAAAACGAACACATCTCAAG gGAAATATTTCATTAGCATCATGGTGACTTTcatcctaataataataacagctgcAGTGTGCGTATATTTTTTTCGCAACaacaaaatgttctgttttaaaCAACCTGAGGAACCA caCACAGAAATGCTGTTGGATG TAGATCCAAATTTGGAACCGTTTCTGCATAGAATTGTGGAAATTCTGGGTTTTAAGGTGGTCCGGACTTTAGTCAAATGGAAAGGTTTGCTGCCTCAGGCCACCATAGACAACATAATGGATGAACATCCTCATGATGCGAAGGAACGTGCGTATCAGCTGCTGATGACCTGGTACCAGAAGCATGGCATGAAAGGAGCTTACAAAACACTCTGTGAGAGTCTCATCTCCATGAACATGAAGGCTACAGCTGATAAGGTGTCTGAACTCATCCAAGAAGGACAATGTAATGAAAATGTGAAACAGAATGGAAACATCTAG